The genomic stretch GATAATCGATATGTgcatattttagttttagttttggccaaacgactatttcccacccaaggtttagcgttttctcaaatgtctcccctttaactatggaaacaccaaacacccacccatgaccggttagatttaacaaaaccctaacggtgataagggtaaaattgtcattttctctagaatattaaaaataaactaaaatagaatatattttgcccccctaaagtttaaaaactaaaatttcccccccagcctaagttttaaaaaatcgcagtttcaccctcccgaagcattgccgacggtctccggctccattgccgacggtctctccctccagaagcatcctcaccttccggagatctctttcctcccatttggatttCCAATCGAagtcggagaagctgtggaagacgaagaacttcgtcggggaagacgaagttcttcgtcttcccagtcgtcgtcgtcgtctaggaagacgacgtcttcccagacgaagacaagacgacgagacgactcgtcgtcctctgggaagacgagtcgtcttcatctgggaagacaatcgtcttcccagacgacgaagacgagatcgatcgatctcgtcttcatcgtctgggaagacgatttctcttcccagacggcttctctctgcatcggatgcgttgaggtcgagttgagaggggttgtcggtggaagagaaaccgttggaggggaagacggccggtgatggcgctggagaaagcgacggagaagggtttggaaataaaccttaggggggaaaatgcaatcttttcaaactttgcttagggaaaaaatgttagtttttaaacttttaggggggaaaatgagattaaatttttaggcgttagagttctgttaaatctaaccggtcataggtgggtgtttggagtttctatagttaaaggggggacatttgagaaaacgctaaaccttgggtgggaaatagtcgtttggcctttagtTTTTGCCGAATCCAAACGCATGTAAGACGTTCTGTTAGTGGAATTCATTTGACCATTTTGGATATCCATTGCTGTGTGTACATTGTTGAAACATATAGCTTGACTAGTATGTTTGTTAGCTTCAAAACGTACTGACTATTCCAACTGAAATCCTCATTCGGTGCCATTATGTGTTTAAGTTGATAAACTATTAGAGCAGTTGTCAATGACTGTTGGATTGACGTCAATGGTTACCATGAGGGTCGTCAGTTATGGTTTCAATAACATACTTATTCTCATATGTATGCTTACAGAGAGATGTATTCATGCGATGAATTGGGATATATGAAGGAATGAATCAAGTTTCGTGAGACCAGATTGAAGCAAAGGAAATTCAGACTCAAAAAATGTCTTGTTGTAAGTAGCAATGCCTGATAAAAATGCGACAATTTTTTCTTCTGGGTTATACTTGTACAGTTGTAATATCATACTGTGCAATAAAATAGAGGCAACAGATAGAGCtagagaattttatttttgttccatgaaatttcaagtacatGGTTATGACAATGACATCGAGAGCACGTAAACATGGTATAGAAAGCTAAGCTACAATATTATATATGGAATCTCACCTGATAGATTGTTGGAAGACAGTTTAAGATACCGTAAATTACTCAGCATTCCTAGCTCATCTGGAATTCTGCCTTCAAGTTGGTTTTTCCATAAGTTTAATATTTCCAAGGACCTGCACTTCCCTAATTCTGGTGGAATCTTCCCCGACAAACGATTTTTAGAAAGGTTAAGAAGAGAAAGCTGTTCTGGTAGGCCTAGCTCAGCTGGAATTCTACCTTCAAGTTGGTTTGTATGTAACAGCAAGCTTTCCAAGGACTTACAGTTCCCTAATTCTGGTGGAATCTCCCCACTAAAATTGTTATATGACAAAGACAATAACTTCAAATCCTTGCAGTTTCGAAAATTCAAAGGGATGCTACCAGTAAGACTGTTATTTTGAAGATccaaataaataagatttttaagatTGTTTAGACTCTCTGGCAAAACACCCACTAGATTGTtatcaaacaaaagaagagcTTGCAATTTACTGCAATTCCCAATAGACTCTGGAATGGTACCAGATAACCTATTACCACTTAACCATAACAGTTCAACCTCACCCATATCACAAACATTACTAGGAATTGAACCATTAAAATAGTTGAAATGCAAAAGCACTACTTGTAAACCTGGAATTTGAAACAATGATTCGGGTATTTCGCCTTCTAaagaattgttatttaaaaCCAGGGCGCTCAAAAATTGCAAGTGCTTGAAATTATCAGGTATTTGACCAGTGAATCTATTACAAGACAAATCCAAGCACTTAAGTGCACTACAATTGCCTAGAGCTTCTGGTAAATTACCAGAGAAATCATTAGAACTCAAATCAATAATCTCCAACTCTCTCAAGTGACCAATTTCAGGTCCAAGCTGACCAGAAATTGCATAACTGGAGAGGTTAAAAGAGACAACATTATTCTTACTATCACATTCTATACCAACCCAATTGCATGGAGTGGAATCTGAAGTATTCCAACCGGACCTCAAGGAATATGGCACCGAGGTCCATCGCCTCAAAAGTGACAATAAAGCGACCCCCTcattatttaaaccaaacacGGCATGCAAAGACGCAGAGAAGGTAAATAACAGCAAGAGATGGCACAACCTAAACTTCATACTTGCAATCTAAAGccacaaaaaggaaaaaggaaggGTTGAAGACAAGGAAGCTGGAAAGAGAGAGTGTGAAAGAAAAAGTAGCACTAGAATTTGATAGTATGCTGCAATGCGATATCGTCTGAGATTAAATAGATGatgatattttaagattaataatcaaataacgTAAAATGGGTGAAATTGAaaccacaatttttttttttcatagagGAAGACTTTGAACTTTGAAGTCCGAAAAAAGTGTAAAAAGATTTCTGAAAAACATGGGCAAGTCAAGTATGCAAGCATAATGAATGTTAAAGTAATGGATACATGCCGAATCTATCACAGTATTCACATCACCATCAACCATTTTTAACTGACGCAAGCACCAAAACCTTTGCGTTAAGTTTGCCTCCCTTTTACACTTACcctcacttttttttcttatttcatggTTTCCAAAGTCCTAAAATGAACATCTAAAATCTGAAATTAAATCCTGACTTACATTCTTGCTAACAAGAGTTAATTCGTATTAATTTCTAGTTTTAAGAgaccttttattattaatgagtttaaataattagatcTCTCACAGTAGATAACTCCGCatataatgtaattattttataaagatcATCAATCGTGAATCAAACTTTCAACAAAATTCCCACAAAGAATGGGGCCATAACTCCACTGAATGTTGTCGccattgtttttcctttcaCCAATTATGATAATCCACTTATTTATTCCTGCAATGTTACACTTACGAAGCGAAGTTCTagatttaatcttataatatatatagattagacttattaacaaaatttaagtcCAAAGCAATTATGAAAGATGTCCGGAATCATAGaatgttgaatatatatatgatcaaaagacttattcccaccaaagttttatTCAATGACAAAGTCTCATCCGTTAGTTTCGGAcaatctaaatacttatttgTAATCCAATTTGATTAGCATTTTGtgttagtttaatttcaaattgccttttttttttagtataataaaaaggccaaaagactttttcccacccaaggtttaaccCATTTCCAAAGATATACCCATAggctttcaaaaatctaaacatttacctataaactaactttttttagaattttttgttagagttagggtaaaaccatcattttaccAGAAAACTAACGTTTCACCCTTAgccctcaactttgaaaagtgactttttccCCCATATTCCTAAGGTTTTCTTCACTCCAGTGACAACAACAACCACCAACTCCTCCATTTTCCTCCCTTCTCTCTCTGCCATAGCCGACGACGTTTGATGACAGGCTCCCAAAGATTGACCGACAACGAAACTCAACATGGATGGAAATAGTTCTCTCACAATATTTTGCTAGCCTCATATTGTTGCTAGTCTTCTAAATTAAAGGCATTTGGtttatttatacttagtaattattaaattatattagtctggtatttatgtttttatgggACGAATTAATATTGTTGTAATATTACTTGTGCTCTACAGATTCCtttcaaattaaacattttagtCACCTCTTGGCTCTCTTTGCCTTCATATAACGTTTACATCTGTGGTGCTATTAGATATTTAGGTTAACAGACTTTTTGGTTGGCCCGTTTGAGTTGTTTTGGCAGTCAATTTCTATTAAGTGGGTTTTTTAGGTAAAACAACTTGATTGGGAGAAAATTGTGGTGGTGTAAACTGGTAATTATCTTCATGTTATTAGATATGTTTGATGGTACTACTTTGCCAAAATTGTGGTGCTTTTGGGATTAAATTGAGAATGGTCCAGGGCTATTAGGACCTCTTGGTCTTCAATAAGTACTTACAAATTCAAAAGTTGAAGTTTCAAAAGTGATAGTAagcaaacttttagtttttgtcatctTTCTGACCATTTCCTAACTTTTTCTACTCATCAATTAGGccataaactttttttataacaaaactCTGTAAATTGAAACTTGAAACAGGTCAAGAACAAATGGAATAGTTAACACAACATTATAAAAATctcaatgtttttttatttttggtttaattataattttccaaattGTAGAAAGTACTtttgagataataaaaaatatttatttaatattgaaGAGATTACAAGAACGGTGACAAACAACATCCCATATTTCTTATTATTGCTTCTAGTCTTGTTGACAAAGTTGTGGACTCATGGTGCCTTTTCTTGACCCAGTGGGTCGGGGGCAAATTTCTgtagttttatctttttaagcaaaccatattttctatttcaacaataccttttattttatttctttttatccaGATTagtttttactaaaaaatattttatttttgagagtatgcagattaagtttaatttttttgtaattgttaagatttacatatcaaaaaacaattaatttctgatgtaatagttgatatttacatacttttagaaaaataatgaacataACTACACAGAGAATGCGTGTAGGTTGTGCACGGGTGCTAAAGGAGTGCATTCTTTTGAAAGGGGCGAAAATTAGGAAATGGTGTGCGTTTTTTCTAAAGGGTGCAAAAAGGTGCAAAAAGGTGCGTGTTTTTTCGAAAGGGTGCGAAATGGtgtaaaaatatacaaaagtgCAAAAAGATGCCTGAAACTATGAAGGGGTGTAGGAAAATGTGAAGGAGTGCGTAAAAATGTGAAGGGATgcataaaaatgtaaaatggtgccaaaaaatgtgaaggggtgcataaaaatataaaagggtgcgtgaaactGTGAAAGGGTACAGAAAAATGTGAATGAGTGTGTAAAAATGTAAAAGGGTGTGTAAAACTGTGAGGAGGTGTAGAAAAATGTGAGGAGGTGTAGAAAAATGTGAAAAGGTGCGTAAAAATGTAAATGGGTGCGTGAAACTGTGAAGAGGTGCAGGAAAATTTGAAAGAGTGCATAAAAATATGAAGAAGTACGTGAAATTGTGAAAGGGTGTGTAAAACTATAAAGAGGtgcataaaaataacatatattttatatattatattaatatataatataatatataatatattattttatattattaatgtaatatatattataatataatatataatatatctcaagccctgtacaccccttttatattttacgtactcgtttatattttcatacatctatttgtattttcatgcacctcttcacattttcatgcacccgtttatattttcacgcacccgtttgtatttttccGTAcccattttgtatttttacgcaccccatttatattttcacgtacccgttttatatttttacgcacccgttttatattttcacccacctgtttgtattttcacatacccattttgtattttcacacactcgtttgtttttttaagcacccgtttgtatttttacccACCCATTTACATTTTTACACaccttttcacattttcacgtaccccttcacatttttatgTACCCCTTTCTAGTTTCACGCACTCCTTCACCCCTTCACACTTTCATCTATTTTCGCACGAGTTCGCACATTTTCGCACCCTTTTGAAAAAATGCATACCTTTTCCCTAATTTTCGCATCCTTTTGAAAGAACACACACTTTTAGCACCCCATGTTCATCATTTTTCTaaaggtatatatatattaactattacatcataaattaatatgttttttatatgtaaatcttaacaattatggaaaaattaattttaatttgtatactctcaaaaaaaaaaagattttctgGTAAAAACTAATCTGAATAGGAAGAAATAGGATAAAGGGTATAGTTGGAATAGAAAATAgggtttgcttaaaaaggtaaaactacAAAAATTTTGCTAAAAAATGTTTACACGGTAAAACTACAAAAATTTTGCTAAAAAATGTTTACACGGtaatagtttaaataattttaattatctttttttttttcactttaccattttaactgaaaaattcaattaataccTGTTCAATCCtatcttcaattttaaaaatataagacaaATAGATCCACCAATTCTCACAAAAATCAAagcatattaatcaaaattttgcatCTAACTCACtttaatttaagtatacatCTAAATacttatattcttattttactaaaaaatttgaaatccttaaatatttttattcgtAATTCGTTTTTTTTATCaatgttattatttcataaataaattagttaaaaaatatattaaattaaatgtttatttttgtgtttaaatcactataaaaaaataaaacaataaaaatctaaaaaattttcgtAAAATAAACACGTATAGACTGGTTGGATAATAAGTCAAgatgattaatatttatttgaatagcAAATTTTCAAGACTGataatcaatatattaataatgttgCCAACCAATCATCAACGttacgtatcatataatataattattttataataaacatcAATGAAGTGAATcaaactttcaataaaatttccaCAAAGAATGGGGTCATAACATATTAAATTACACGGatagaaattatttttgaaagatcCAAAATAACATGTAATTAGTCAAAAGttgttagaataatattatgcatactcactttatgaatatgaatatatatatatatatatatatatatatatatatatatatatatatatatatatatatatatatatttgtatgggccaaaggactatttcctacgcAAACTATGCTGAAATGTCAAAGTTCCCCctattaactatggaaatactgTTTATCTACCCATGACcgattaaatttaatggaactctaacccttgaaaatttaatctcattttcccccctaaaagttttaaaactaacatttttttctaagctaagtttgaaaagatcgcatttttccccttagggtttatttccaaaccccttcactttctctggctgtctctccctcccgatggtttctcttccaccgacggccccccTTAACTCCACCTCAACCCATCCTGCATCGAGAGACGACGTCTGGAAGaggaatcgtcttcccagatgaagacgactcatcttccCAAAGGACAATGAGTCGTCTCgccttcgtctgggaagacgattcctTTACCCAGACGTTGTCTCTCGACGTCGAACAGGTTAGGGTGGGGTTGAGGGGGGCCGTCGGTAGAAGAGAAACCATCAGGAGGAAGAGACGGCCGGCGATGGCGCcgaagaaagtgaaggggtttggaaactaaaccctagagggggaaatgcgatcttttcaaacttggcttaggggagaaaagttagttttttaaatttagggggggaaatgaaatcatatttaagtttatttttaatattaaatataaaataacgaatttacctttactaccgttaattttaactgttcatgggtggATAAAcagtattttcatagttaatagggggaactttgagaattcaatatagtttgggtgggaaatagttgtttggtcatttgtatatcaaaaatggtcatatataattttaattattttttaaatagaactTATCGATCTCAACAACACCATGCTCTCACTTTCTCAACAActcaacaatcaaacaaaaaagaTGCATTAGAACAATACAACTGAAGCATATGACACAAAAGCCATACATaaaatgtgtgtatatatatacatattttggatacacaaatacgTATACAcctatatatgttattttgtaattgtgtaattttgaattaagggtaaaataatatataatcatatgatgacacatataagtgtatagaCATTTACGTACCCAAAATGAGTTCGCATAGttactcaaatatatatatatatatatatatatatatatatatatatatatatatatatatatatatatggacatcAATCAAGAGACAAAACAACCCCCTCATGCAATACATATTCAGGATCCGTAAGCCTTGATGAAGCTGCCTTTGCATTGACATGAATGGAAAAATAATTCCAACATATCTAAAATCTTCAACTTTATTAactgaaaagaaatttaaataataattgggaggtgcattttcatcatatttacAGGGAAATTAATACGTTTGCTGATTGACTAACTAATTTTGCGGtgtctttattttttaggtTACATGAATTTACTTCTCCACCTAACGAGATTCTGCTTTGGTTTTTAcataatattagtataattgTTTATCCTGTTGTTGTGTTGTTTAAGTGTTTAAGGCTATAGCCCCCtttgtaacaaaaataaaaaatataataaaaaacaaaaataataaaatatttgaattattattataacata from Mangifera indica cultivar Alphonso chromosome 6, CATAS_Mindica_2.1, whole genome shotgun sequence encodes the following:
- the LOC123218919 gene encoding receptor-like protein kinase → MKFRLCHLLLLFTFSASLHAVFGLNNEGVALLSLLRRWTSVPYSLRSGWNTSDSTPCNWVGIECDSKNNVVSFNLSSYAISGQLGPEIGHLRELEIIDLSSNDFSGNLPEALGNCSALKCLDLSCNRFTGQIPDNFKHLQFLSALVLNNNSLEGEIPESLFQIPGLQVVLLHFNYFNGSIPSNVCDMGEVELLWLSGNRLSGTIPESIGNCSKLQALLLFDNNLVGVLPESLNNLKNLIYLDLQNNSLTGSIPLNFRNCKDLKLLSLSYNNFSGEIPPELGNCKSLESLLLHTNQLEGRIPAELGLPEQLSLLNLSKNRLSGKIPPELGKCRSLEILNLWKNQLEGRIPDELGMLSNLRYLKLSSNNLSGEIPYIIL